A genome region from Coffea arabica cultivar ET-39 chromosome 7e, Coffea Arabica ET-39 HiFi, whole genome shotgun sequence includes the following:
- the LOC113722852 gene encoding cytochrome b-c1 complex subunit Rieske-4, mitochondrial isoform X1, producing MLRIGSRRLSSSSSSSSSSWLWRPTQAAAHPLPSSTKDNNRPAVPLPDHFTSKSNPFFSAPTFTLHPRFHLPPPARGFASESLTPKSEKNLMPEVPATVAAIKNPSPKIVYDEYNHERYTPGDPSKRAFAYFVLTGGRFVYASLIRLLILKFVLSMSATKDVLALASLEVDLSSIEPGTTVTVKWRGKPVFIRRRTEEDIKLANSVDVQSLRDPQEDSERTKDPEWLVVIGVCTHLGCIPLPNAGDFGGWFCPCHGSHYDISGRIRKGPAPYNLEVPTYTFLDEKNLLIG from the exons ATGCTGCGAATTGGGAGTCGGAGGTTGTCGTCGTCGtcgtcctcctcctcctcctcctggtTATGGAGGCCAACCCAAGCGGCCGCCCATCCCCTACCTTCCTCCACCAAGGACAACAACCGCCCAGCAGTCCCCCTTCCAGACCACTTTACCTCCAAGTCCAATCCCTTTTTCTCTGCTCCTACTTTCACTCTTCATCCCCGTTTTCACCTTCCACCACCAGCAAGAG GCTTCGCTTCCGAGTCCCTCACCCCTAAGAGTGAAAAAAACCTGATGCCTGAAGTTCCAGCAACAGTGGCTGCTATCAAGAATCCATCACCAAAGATAGTTTATGATGAGTACAATCATGAGCGCTACACCCCAGGTGACCCCAGCAAACGGGCCTTTGCCTATTTTGTCTTAACTGGTGGTAGATTTGTATATGCCTCCCTCATCCGCCTCCTTATTCTCAAGTTTGTCCTCAGCATGTCAGCCACTAAGGATGTTCTTGCACTGGCTTCCCTTGAGGTTGATCTCTCTAGCATTGAGCCTGGCACCACTGTTACTGTGAAGTGGCGTGGAAAACCAGTATTTATCAGGCGCAGAACTGAGGAGGATATCAAACTGGCTAATAGTGTTGACGTGCAATCCCTTCGTGACCCGCAGGAAGACTCTGAGAGGACTAAAGATCCAGAATGGCTTGTTGTCATTGGCGTCTGCACTCATCTGGGTTGTATCCCTCTACCAAATGCCGGTGATTTCGGTGGCTGGTTTTGCCCTTGTCATGGTTCCCACTATGACATCTCTGGTAGGATTAGGAAAGGCCCAGCTCCCTACAACCTGGAAGTACCTACTTATACCTTTTTGGATGAGAAAAATTTATTGATTGGTTGA
- the LOC113722851 gene encoding protein COFACTOR ASSEMBLY OF COMPLEX C SUBUNIT B CCB1, chloroplastic — translation MAAKLLLLSPPCLSRPRNTNNNRLIKTTSAAADIVVAGRRLHSSAASAIQEYYRPNTRRFCRRSHGRRRLWLLHPHPPACRALLPVRSSLHETLSSSVVPVALAAYHLGLQHPNSPPLMTIHFFLADSFVGGGYSQASYYTSLGLFVISVPGLWSLIKRSVKSKIVQKTFTAVSDGEGNLMPNQVAGAILSFFARNNFVVLERGETITFEGMMVPSRSQAALLTFCTCISLASVALVLTITVPDAGNNWFWLTTLSPLAGAYYWTRASRKEQIKVKMIVAENGSLSEIIVQGDDQQVDRMRRELQLTEKGMIYVKGIFER, via the exons ATGGCAGCGAAGCTTCTGCTGCTCTCTCCTCCTTGTCTCTCTCGCCCTCGCAATACTAATAATAATCGGTTAATCAAAACCACCAGCGCAGCCGCAGACATAGTTGTTGCAGGCCGAAGATTACACTCATCAGCAGCAAGTGCCATACAAGAATATTACCGCCCCAATACCAGACGATTTTGTCGTCGTTCTCATGGGAGACGACGACTGTGGCTTCTTCACCCACATCCCCCTGCCTGCAGAGCTCTTCTTCCAGTACGGTCATCGCTTCACGAAACTCTATCGTCTTCAGTAGTACCTGTAGCTTTAGCAGCGTATCATCTTGGACTCCAGCATCCGAATTCTCCTCCCCTGATGACGATACACTTCTTCCTCGCCGACAGCTTCGTGGGCGGCGGCTATTCACAAGCCAGCTACTACACTTCCCTGGGACTGTTTGTCATCTCCGTTCCCGGCCTTTGGTCCCTTATCAAGCGCTCTGTCAAATCCAAG ATCGTTCAGAAGACATTTACTGCAGTGTCAGATGGGGAGGGGAATCTGATGCCCAATCAGGTGGCTGGAGCAATTCTGTCCTTCTTTGCTCGCAACAATTTCGTGGTGTTGGAGAGAGGAGAGACTATTAC GTTTGAAGGGATGATGGTTCCAAGTCGAAGCCAGGCAGCACTACTCACTTTCTGCACCTGCATAAGTCTGGCCAGTGTTGCCCTCGTTCTTACCATAACTGTTCCAGACGCAGGCAATAACTGGTTCTGGCTGACCACATTAAGCCCCCTAGC AGGCGCATACTACTGGACAAGGGCATCCAGGAAGGAACAGATAAAAGTCAAAATGATAGTAGCAGAGAATGGAAGCCTTTCAGAGATCATTGTTCAAGGTGACGACCAACAAGTAGACCGAATGAGAAGGGAGCTTCAGCTGACGGAGAAGGGAATGATTTATGTCAAAGGTATCTTTGAGAGATGA
- the LOC113722852 gene encoding cytochrome b-c1 complex subunit Rieske-4, mitochondrial isoform X2, which yields MPRFICTVTRNFDIFKFSSFASESLTPKSEKNLMPEVPATVAAIKNPSPKIVYDEYNHERYTPGDPSKRAFAYFVLTGGRFVYASLIRLLILKFVLSMSATKDVLALASLEVDLSSIEPGTTVTVKWRGKPVFIRRRTEEDIKLANSVDVQSLRDPQEDSERTKDPEWLVVIGVCTHLGCIPLPNAGDFGGWFCPCHGSHYDISGRIRKGPAPYNLEVPTYTFLDEKNLLIG from the exons ATGCCCAGGTTTATTTGCACCGTGACCAGGAATTTTGATATCTTCAAATTTTCGA GCTTCGCTTCCGAGTCCCTCACCCCTAAGAGTGAAAAAAACCTGATGCCTGAAGTTCCAGCAACAGTGGCTGCTATCAAGAATCCATCACCAAAGATAGTTTATGATGAGTACAATCATGAGCGCTACACCCCAGGTGACCCCAGCAAACGGGCCTTTGCCTATTTTGTCTTAACTGGTGGTAGATTTGTATATGCCTCCCTCATCCGCCTCCTTATTCTCAAGTTTGTCCTCAGCATGTCAGCCACTAAGGATGTTCTTGCACTGGCTTCCCTTGAGGTTGATCTCTCTAGCATTGAGCCTGGCACCACTGTTACTGTGAAGTGGCGTGGAAAACCAGTATTTATCAGGCGCAGAACTGAGGAGGATATCAAACTGGCTAATAGTGTTGACGTGCAATCCCTTCGTGACCCGCAGGAAGACTCTGAGAGGACTAAAGATCCAGAATGGCTTGTTGTCATTGGCGTCTGCACTCATCTGGGTTGTATCCCTCTACCAAATGCCGGTGATTTCGGTGGCTGGTTTTGCCCTTGTCATGGTTCCCACTATGACATCTCTGGTAGGATTAGGAAAGGCCCAGCTCCCTACAACCTGGAAGTACCTACTTATACCTTTTTGGATGAGAAAAATTTATTGATTGGTTGA